TTAGGGTGGTTGGGGGTGGATTTGAGGTGTTTGGGGTGGATTTCGGGGAttttggggcagatttgggggatttgggcGGCTCAGGAGATGGGGATTGGCTGAAGTCGCGTCTGGGGTCGGGTTTGGAGGCTTTTGGGGCCACGTTTGGGGTGTTTCCGGTCACTTTGGGGTCATTCTGGGGTACTTCAGTccagttttggggtgttttggggcagtttcGGGTCAGAGCCCTCCCCCaggcccctcccccacccccgcATGGTCTCAGGATTTGTGGGGTGGCCCCGTGGCCCCCCCGCAGTGACCCCATGCCAGAGTGACCCCCCCGGACCATGGGCTGCCCCTCCCCCCGTGGGGACGGCCCCTGAGCGGGGGGGACAGGGCCGGCGGGGGAGGGGCGGTTGGGGTCAGGtgtggtcagtttgggtcagctctGGTCAGTTTGGGGTCAGCtctggtcagtttgggtcagttCCGGTCAGTTTTGGGTCAGTTGTGGTCAATTCcggtcagtttgggtcagctccggtcagtttgggtcagttCCGGTCAGTTTGGGGTCACTTCcggtcagtttgggtcagctctGGTCACTGTTGGTCAGTTGGTCACTCGGGGCTGGGTCAGTTGTGGGTCATTCTCAGGCCACGGCTGGGTCACTTCTTGCCTATGGATTGGTCAGTTCAGGATTGCTGCTGGTCAGTGGTCACTCAGTGGTCACTCAGGGTCACTCACTGGTCAGCGGTCACTCAGTGGTCACTCAGTGGTCACTCAGTGGTCACTCAGGGTCACTGGTCAGTGGTCACTCAGTGGTCACTCAGCGGTCACTCACTGGTCACTCAGGGTCACTCACTGGTCAATGGTCACTCAGTGGTCACTCAGGGTCACTCAGTGGTCACTCAGGGTCACTCACTGGTCAGCGGTCACTCAGTGGTCACTCAGGGGTCACTCAGTGGTCACTCAGGGTCACTCTCCGGCCAGGAGTGGAAGCTGGACACGCTGTGTGACCTTGGGGTCACTCCTGGCTCTGTTTTGGGTCCGTTTTTGCCCCTTTGTTGCTCGGCTGTGGCTCTGTACCGGTCAGTCACTGGTCACTCAGTGGTCACTCAGTGGCCAGCGGTCACTCGGCGGTCACTCAGGGTCACTCTCCGGCCAGGAGTGGAAGCTGGACACGCTGTGTGACCTGTACGAGACGCTGACCATCACGCAGGCCGTCATCTTCATCAACACGCGCCGCAAGGTGGACTGGCTGACGGAGAAGATGCACGCGCGCGACTTCACCGTCTCCGCcatggtgggggaggggcggcccCGCGTTTGGGGCCAAATCGGGGAAAATGAGGGACCCccggggtgggggaggggcgtCAAGTTTGGGGGGAATccctggggttttggggttttttttcaggtgtttttgggaatttgggggcGGGAATTTTGAGAAggtgggggaggggccgggggtgggggaggggctggaattTGGTGGGGAatccctgggattttgggggtttaggggtttttttttcaggagttttGGGGCAGGAATTTtgagggggtgggggaggggctcagggcctcaaatttggggggaaatccctgggatttgggtggggtttttgtaAAGAAATTGGGGCGGGATTTTCtcggggtgggggaggggccaCACCCCAAatttgggagggctgtggggtgcACGGTTTGGGGGGAAACGGGAATTTTTccggggtgggggaggggccgAGCCCGAAATTTCAGGAGGATTAtggaaaaacaggggaaaaatgggaatttggagaggggaaaaatgggggtttggggggtgggggaggggcctgagagtgggggaggggggaggtgggggaggaAGAAATCCCAAAATTTGGGGCGTCCTGGGGCtgaaatttggggaaaaaacgCGGGGtttggaggggtggggggggggccTGCGCTGAggccgcccctcccccaccccagcacGGGGACATGGACCAGAAGGAGCGTGACGTCATCATGCGGGAATTCCGCTCCGGATCCAGCCGGGTCCTGATCACCACCGACCTCCTGGTCAGcgcccgcccctcccccacccgGCCCTGCCCCTCCCCCATCACCCCCCCCCGAGAAAATCCCGCCCCaattccctaaaaaaacccacccaaattcCCGGGATTTCCCTGCAAATTTGAGGCCCTgggcccctcccccaccccagcaaAATTCCTGCCCCGAATTCCCCGAAAACGcctgaaaaaaacaccaaaattcCCGGGATTTCCCCCCAAATTTGAGGCCCTGagcccctcccccacctcaTCAAAATTCCTGCCccaaaattcctgaaaaaagcccccaaacccccaaaattccagggattCCCCACCCAAAcccggcccctcccccacccccggcccctcccccaTCGCTcacccctccccctcccctcccagttcctcttccccccaaattcccccccaaaatttgtgatttttcccttcccccaccccttaaaatccctttttttccccctctttaaACCCAAATTTAACCCCAAAACCTTTCACATTCGGGGCTTTcctcccgcccctcccccactTCATTAAAATCccgttttttccccatttattgCCCAAACccgggggtttttttgccccTCCCCCCAGGCCCGCGGCATCGATGTCCAGCAGGTGTCGCTGGTCATCAACTACGACCTCCCGACCAACCGCGAGAACTACATCCACCGGTGCgtgggggaggggcggcgggaggggcagcgggagggggggaggggcactgggagggggggaggggcaAGAAACCCCCCCCGCgttttggggagaaaatgggGTTTTAATGGAGTGGGggaggggcttttttttttttaattaaaaacccggaattttcttcttctctttttccttttcctcttctcttttttctttccttttcttttccttttcttttttttcctttttttgctttctcttttttcttttgtttcttcttttcttttcttttttttttcttttcttctttttcctttttttttctttttctcttttttcttttcctgttttttttcttttttctcttttgtctttttttttctttactcttttttctgtttcttctttcttttcttgtttcttttcctttcttttccttgttcttttttttttcatttcttttcccttttccctttcccttccccttccccctttcccctttccccttccccctttccctcccccttccccctttcccttccccctttccctttcccctttccttttccctttccccttttccccttccccttcccttttcccttttcccctttcccctttcccttccctttcccctttcccctttcccttccccttccccctttcccttccccttccccttcccctttccctttcccctttcccctttccctttccccttttccccttccccttcccttttccccttcccccttcccccttccccctttccctttcccccttttccccttcccccttcccccttccccctttccctttcccccttttcccctttttccctttccctttccctttcccctttccttttccctctccccttccctttcccctttcccctttcccttcccctttcccttcccccttttccttccccttccccctttccctttccccctttcccccttttcccctttttccctttccctttccccttttcccctttcctctcgCTGGCCCAGCATCGGCCGCGGTGGCCGCTTTGGCCGCAAGGGCGTGGCCATCAACATGGTCACCGAGGAGGACAAGCGGACGCTGCGGGACATCGAGACCTTCTACAACACGGCCATCGAGGAGATGCCGCTCAACGTGGCCGACCTCATCTGAGGGGGAGGGGCCCGCCCCAGCGcccctcccccctttcccctttctttcccattttttccccattttttcccatttttttaggggttttttcactttttaaaaatttttttcccattttttccccattattttgcatttttatccctttgtctccctttccctttttttctcatttttttcctttcttttcctgtttttttttccattttctccccattattttgcattttcatcccttttcttccctttcccttttttctcatttttctcctctttttcctgtttttttccatttttttcccttttattttccatttttatcccttttcttcccttttcctttctttttaactttctcccttttttccgtttttttttcagttttttccatgtttttcccttttattttgcatttttatcctttttccccttttattttcatttttttcccattttttccccagtttttaaagttttatccccttttttccttttttttgttttttaaatttttttttcacttttcttctccttttttccctttttttcatttttatcccttttttctgttgtttttttcccttttttccccttttttttctatttttttcccttttataattttttcatttttccccttttttccttctttttttccccttttttttttacattttcccctttcatcattttccccttttcccccgatttttgggcttttttttaggtcattttttgggttttttaagagGTTTTGGGCGTGGTTtcggccccgcccctcccccctcTCTCAacccctctccccatccccttttttccccatttcccccgttttttcccatttccctcaCTTTTTTAGGGTCACTTTTGGGCGTTTTTAACGAATTTTAGGGGTGGTTTTACCTCTGCCCctccccccactccccttttcccaattttccccccatttttcccaaatttctgcttttttcgGGTCATTTTTATGAATTTCAGGGGTGGTTTCGTTATTGCCCCTCCCCCACTCCCatccccccctttttcctcattttttcgCCTTTTTTTGGGTCTTTTCTCcagatttttgggggtttttcaatccccaccctcccctccccccactcccctttttttcccccattttcttcCCAATTTTTTTAGGTCAATTTTAGGGTCTCATTCCCAAAAATCGTCACTTTCGGGAGGGCTCCAAacccgcccctcccccacccccatttttgatggaatttttatgaattttgggacattttgggggggagggggttcaaccccgcccctcccccacccccttttCCTCCGTTTCATTCCCCTTTTTTAGGGTAAAAGTCACTTTTTGGGGACGGGGAAaagcccctcccccaccccctttttttccctttattcgCTTTTTTTTAGGTCATTTTTTCGGGAATTCTTCTcgggaattttttttttggataaaCGTCGCTTTTTGGGGGTCTCACacccgcccctcccccccctcccccgcccccctTTTGTAACGTTTATTTATTGGAATAAAAGCGATTTTGGGACAAATTCCACGGAATTTATTCGGAactggggaaaggggggaatTTTGGGGCCATTTCCTGCGAATTTGGGGCTTTTAGAGCCCAAATTTGGGTCCTGAGCCCCCCCGGATTGGGTTAAAAACCCCCTGagaccccaaaattccccccaaatttcGCTCCTGGACCCTCTGAAGCCCCCAAATTTTGGTTCCAAGGCCCTGAAAGTTCCTAAATTCGGCACCCGGAGCCCCAAATCTGCTCCCGACCCCTCCCCAGATTTGGGACTGAGCCCCCCGAATTTCCtgaacccccaaaatcccccgAATTTCGCTCCTGaactccccaaatcccccaaatttcGCTCCTCGACctccaaaatcccccaaattttGCTCCTGGACCCCCAAATTTCACTCCtgaaaccccaaattccccaattTTCGCTCCTGACTCCCCGAATTTCGCTCCTGGACCCCCAAAATTCCTCGAATTTCCCTCCCGAACCCCCAAATTTCGCTCctgaacccccaaatcccccaaatttcATTCCTGACCCCCCCGAATTTTGCTCCTGGACTCCCAAATCCCCTGAACTCCACTTCTGACCCCCCAAATTTCGCTCCTGGACCCCCAAAGTCCCCAAATTTCACTCCAGGACCCCCGAATCACACCAATTTCACTCCCGACCCCCCGAATTTTGCTCCTggacccccaaattccccaattTTTGCTCCAGACCCCCCCCAAATTTTGTTCCTGGAGCCCCAAAATCACCAAAATTTCACTGCTGGACCCCCCAAATCACCCAAATTTCACTCCTGAAAACCCAAATTCCCCAATTTTCACTCCTGACTCCCCGAATTTCGCTCCTGGACCCCCAAAATTCCTCGAATTTCGCTCCCGAACCCCCAAATTTCGCTCctgaacccccaaatcccccgaATTTTGTTCCTGACCCCCCAAATTTCGCTCCTGGAGCCCCAAAAATCACCAAAATTTCCCTGCtggaccccccaaatcccccaaaaactTCACTCCCAACCCCCCCAAATTTCACTCCTGGACCCTCCCGACCCCACCTCGACGCCGCCTTCTCACCCCTCCAGCGCCGCCGCCACGGCCGccctcaccctcctgccttcctcctcctcctcctcctcctcctcttcctcctcctcctcctcctcctcctcctcgtcggggccgctcccgccgccctcGGGGCTCTCGGGGCCGGATTCGGTGCCATCCCCGGGGGGCAGGGGGTCTCCGcggcgctggcacaggttgtGCAGGAGGACGCAGCTGAGCAGCAGCGTGGGCAGGAAGCGCAGCTCGGTGTCGTTGCGCTCGCCCAGGCAGCGCCAGCGGCCCCGGAGCCGCCGcagcgccgcccgcgccccccgcgccgccagCGCCGCGCCCCGGTTGAAGCGGCCCTCGCCCGCCGCCAGCGCTCCGCCCTCGGCGCGGCCCTCGCCGGGCCCGAACGGGCGCAGCAGCCACGGCAGCAGCGGGTCCCGCGCGGTGCCCAGGAAATAGCGCGGGATgcccgcggcggccccgcgggaGCGGCGCTGGAGGCGGCGGAAGAGCGCGGAGTCGCGGAGCTTCGTGCCGGGCGCCTGGAACTCCACGTTCCAGAGGCAGCCGCGCGCGTCCACCGTGGCCTGCAGCGTCAGCGCGTGTCGCGACTcggccgcgccgccgctccTGTCGCGATAGGCGCCGGGCGGAGCCGAGGGCGGCGCGCGGATCGGGATGCGCAACCGCGCCAGGACGCCGGCGAGGCGCGGGAGAGGCCAGGAGTCCGGGAAGAACTGCGGCGGGAATGGCGGCGGGATCCGCGCGGCCTCCGGGATAACCGAGGAGATCGCGGCGCTCTCGGCCGGAATTGGGGGGTTCCGGCAGCTCTCCCGCAGAATCCCGCGGCTCCTGGAGATTTCTGGAGGACTCCGGGGGTTTCCGGAGCTTCCCGACGGGACCTGGGGGGCTCTGGAGTTCTCCGAGGGAGTTTCGGCACTTCCGGGGTCTTCGGATGGAATCCGGGCGTTCTCCCGGTTTCCCGGCAGGATTGGAGGGTTTGCGGAGTTTCCCgagggaatttgggggttcCCCAAGGGAATCTGGGGGTTCCCCACGTTTCCCAGCAGGGTCGGGGCCGCCCCCGAGCTTCCCGCTGGGATCTGGCACCTTTCGGAATTTCCGGCCGGGATTTCGGTTTTTCCCCCGTTTTCCAGCAGGGTTTGGGACCTCCCCAGGTTTCCCCTCAGGATCTGGGGCTTTCCAGGTGCTTCCACCGAAATTGGCGGATTCCCCTCATTTCCCACCGGGATTCGGGGTCGTCCGGAGTCTCCTGGAGTTTCCCGGCCGGAATTTGgcggttttggggttttccgGGCGTTTCCCGCCgggattttgcttttcctgctgctcctcctggaaCTTTCCGGGAGCCGGATTTGGGACTTGGAGCCGAAATCCGGCGGGATCAGGAAATTCGGGCCGGAATCCATCGGGATCCGCTCCTCCCCCTCCAAACCCACCGGGATTTGCGATTTCGACCCCAAACCCGTCGGGACTTGGGATTTTGAGCTGGAATCCGCCGGATTTTGTAATTCCGAGCTGGAATCCATTGGGATCTGCGATTTCATCCTGGAATCCGCCGGGATTCGGGAACCCGGCCCCGAATCTGCCGCCGCTTGGAACTTCGAGCCGGAATTCCTCGGGATCCGCTCATCCCCACCCAGATCCACCGGAACCCGGAATTCCGGGCCGGGACCGGCCGGGATCGGGAAACTCCAGCCGGGATCCGTGGCGTTTTGCAATCCCGCTCCGGAATCCGCCGGCATTTGGAATCTcgcccccaaatcctccccccAGTCCCCGCCCCAGCTCCGGCTCCGCGCCGGATCCCTCGGCAGGTGCAGCTTCAGGCCCAACccttcctccccatcctcctcctcctcctcctcctcctcctcttcctcgggggctcccaaaatccccaccACGGCTCCGCAGACGTCGCGCAGGATTTTGCAGACGGAGCTCCGGGACACGCCGAAGGTGGCCTCGAGCGCCCGGTACTCGGTGACGGCGCCGAGGCGCCACAGGGTGAGCGCCAGGCGCACCTCGGCCGGCACCGCGCGGCGCATGGCGGTGTCGCGACGCCCGATAGCCGCTCTCAGTCGCGACACCAGCGCGTCGAAGGTGTCCGGGCGCAGGCGGAAGCGCTCGCTCCACTCGCGGCCTCCCAGCGCCTTCTCCCGCACCGTGGCCCAGAACGCGGAGCTGCGGCAGCGGCTCCACAcgcggccccggcggcgccACGGCGGGGCCTGCGCGGAGGAGCGCGGCGGCAGGAAGGCGAGGCGGAGGGCGGccaggcggcggcggcggaggaggaggaggcgcaGGCGGTGCAGGAGagcgaggcggcggcggcggcggcggcggcggcggcggcggcggaggaggaggaggaggagggagagggaagcggcggcggccgccatGGGCGGCGCCATcttgggggagggaggggaggagggaggcgCAGCGCGCAtgcgccggccccgcccccgccggtTCTGCGCGTGCGCAGAGGGAAAAGGCGGAAAAGcggattttgggttttttgtcgAGCCCCAAAATTTGGGTGTTGGGCCCCCAAGGGTTCGTTTTGGAggggctgagcagcacagaaTCGCTGTGGCACCTCAGACTCCCTCTGAAGCACCCAAGAGACGCCCTAAAACCCCCTGAAGCCCCGAGATCTGGTCTTGGATCCCCCAAATCTCACAAATTCCCTCGAATTCGGGGCCCGGATCTTCCTggattccccccccccccaagtcGAAACATTCAAGAGCGTTTTCATTTGTGGTGGGGACCTACATTTGAGGCTTtaagggagggtttggggggattttagGGTGAATTTGATGGACTTCCGTGGGATTCGGAGGGACTTTAAACTTTATCGGCAATAATAAAGAGCCGGCCAGTCGC
This DNA window, taken from Corvus moneduloides isolate bCorMon1 unplaced genomic scaffold, bCorMon1.pri scaffold_104_arrow_ctg1, whole genome shotgun sequence, encodes the following:
- the EIF4A1 gene encoding eukaryotic initiation factor 4A-I isoform X2; translation: MALGDYMGASCHACIGGTNVRAEVQKLQLEAPHVVVGTPGRVFDMLNRRYLSPKFIKMFVLDEADEMLSRGFKDQIYDIFQKLSGNTQVVLLSATMPLDVLEVTKKFMRDPIRILVKKEELTLEGIRQFYINVEREEWKLDTLCDLYETLTITQAVIFINTRRKVDWLTEKMHARDFTVSAMHGDMDQKERDVIMREFRSGSSRVLITTDLLARGIDVQQVSLVINYDLPTNRENYIHRIGRGGRFGRKGVAINMVTEEDKRTLRDIETFYNTAIEEMPLNVADLI